Sequence from the Paenibacillus riograndensis SBR5 genome:
ATTGGACGGGAGCTGTATTCAGACGGTTATTATGGCGATGTATGCGTGGACTCCATGCTGCTGCGCGACGGAAGCCTCGCACCTCTGGTGGAGATCAATGCCCGCAAGTCGATGAGTCTGATTAAACATAATGTGGACCGCCATCTCAAGCAGGAGGGGATGCACACCTGTCTCATACAGGTACCGTTAGCAACTATGGCTGAGGTTCGTTATGAAGAGCTGCTGCAGCGGCTGGAGCAGGCTGGCATATTATTTTCGCCGGAAGAGGGAGAAGGGGTGATTCCTTTGTCTTCAGGTACACTCCAGCCTCCGGACCCGTCCCGTTCCACAGGTTCCACCGGTTCCGCCAAAGGCAAGCTGTATGCCGCGTTGGCCTACCGGAATGAAGCCCGCAAAGACAGACTCACCCGGAAGCTGGACGAATCGCTTCTGCGCACTGGCTATACTATACTGCGTTAATGAAAGGAACCCTCCAATGAACAACACAGTGACAGTTCTATGTTCTGGTTTTGGTCTGGGCTTTTATGTCCCCGGCCTGCTGATTGAGCGGAAGCTCAAGGCGCTTGGCATCGAGGCGCAGATTGAGGTTTTTGAAACCTTAATGTCTGACAGCAAAAAAAAGCTGACGGATGACAGCCGCAAAGCGTACCAGAAAAATTTTGCCGTAGCCCTGACCTCGCAGAAAATACCGGGGGATATCCGAAACAGCCTTGATTCTGCTGCCGTTGAACAGATCTTCCGACAATGGCGGCAGGAAAAAAGACAGCACTTCATAGCATTATCCGGGCACTGGGTGCATGTTATGGACAGATACCGTGAAACTGCCGGTTTTCCTGTGTATGCCGATTTGCTCTATATTGATGCTGATCTTTCGCCGTCATGGAAGAATCTCCGCAGGCTGAACCCAGGTTACGCGGAAGGCTACCACGAAGTAAGCATGTATGATCCCGGGAAGCGGGAGATCCTCTGCAGCATTGATGCCGGACCCCAGCAAGCGCTGCCCGCTTCGGCAAGAAACGGGAGACTGGTTGTGCATGGCGGCGGCTGGGGAATTGGAACATTCCGCGAGAAGTTTGCCGCCCTGGAATCGGCAGGGTATGAGCTGGATATTGCCGCTTACAGTTCTGAGGAGATTGGAGAGACGATCCACGGAAGACGTTATTATATGAACGACCCGGAATGGCGGACCTGGCTCCGCGACAGCAACGGACAGTATACCTTCCCGCCTTTTGCTGAGGTAACCGGCAACCAGGCCAGCCACTTCCCGCCCTGCCGTCACTACCAGGAGGGGATGTACGGTGTCATCCGGCAGGCATCAGCTGTAATCAGCAAGCCGGGAGGCGGGGCATTGATTGATTCATTGGCTTCAGGCACTCCGCTGGTGCTGCTGGACCCTTTTGGCCCGCATGAGAAAATTAACAGCGATCTGTGGGTGGAGCTTGGTTACGGCATCCGTTACGGGGAATGGGCCGGGACTGGTTTTGACCGTGAAGAATTGCGTAAGCTGTCGGACAACCTCCAATCAGCCGCAGGCCGGTACCCCGATTATGCAGCAAGTTATGCAGAACAACTATCCGCAGCGGGAGGGAGAAGCTAATGCAGCCTACCAGCAGAGTTAATCTGGATGCCAAATCCTTTGAGGCTTTGAAACGCACGATCAGGAATGTCGTCATTCCGCATAGAGAACGCAAGCATGATCCCGGCTTCAAAACCGTTATGCCGGAAATTATGTCACTTAAGCTGACCAACCGCTGTAATCTCCGCTGCAAGCATTGCTACCAATGGAATGAATCCGGCTATCATCATGATATGGACACAGCCGAGCAGAACCTGGATATGGATTTGGAGATGATCCGCAAGCTTTTGCAGGAAACGGATGAAGCAAAGTCCCGTCTGTATTTATGGGGCGGCGAACCGCTGTTTCACCGGGATACGAAACCAATTCTGGAGCTTCTGAAAGAGCATCCCCGGGATACGACGATCTGTACCAATGCATATCTGATTCATAAGTATGAAGAGGAGCTGTGTGCAATCTCAGACAATCTGGAGCTGCTGATACCGATAGAGGGGTTCGAGGATGAGCATGATTTTCTCCGTGGCAGAGGATCATTTCACAAAGTGATCGAGAACGTGGACCGGCTGGTTGAACTGCGCGAGCAGGGCCGCTTCCGCGGCCGCATCTCCGTGCATAATGTGATTAATGACAATATGATCGGCAGATTGTATGAACTGGTGGAATTTTTTGAGCAAAAGGGCGTCGATCTGGTACTGCTCTGCTTCCCCTGGTATATTTCTGCGGAAACCAGTCTGGAAATGGACCGCTACTACGATGAACACTTCCAGTGGCTGGCGGAGCTTCCGCCGGATCACCGGAGCAGCTGGCATGCCTTCAAATACCATATTAAGCCGGGCAATGTCCCCAAGCTTACCGAAGACCTGAAGCGGATCAACAGCAACACTTGGCATAATACAAGAATCCGTTACCAGCCGGGACTCGACTTTGATGAATTAGAAGATTTTGTGGCCGGCAGGCCGATGGCATCCCGCAGCACGTCGAAATGTCTGGCGCTCAGCACCAGGGTTGATATTGCCCCGAACGGCATGGTGAGTGCATGTAAATTTTTTGGCGAGCTGGCGATTGGCAATGTGAATGAGCAGTCACTGACGGAAATATGGAACTCGGACCGCTACGACCGGCTGCGGCGCATTCTGGATGAAGGCTTGTCCCCGGCCTGTTCCAAATGCAATGTGCTGTACTTGAATACCTCTGCTGCGCTGTCCCATGTATGAAGAACGGCCATGGACAAACCGACTATAGGCTCGGTATCTTGGGTGCCTCGAATATTGCTGTTCCAGCTTTGCTGGAGCCTGCGCGGTATGTGGAGACGGTAAGTATAGCCGCAATTGCAAACCGGACCTTTGAAAAAGCGGCAAAGCTGGCGGAAACTTACCAGATTCCATATGTGGCGGGCAGTCTGGAGGAGTTGCTGGAGCTAAGCGGTCTGGATGGCGTATATATTGCACTCAGCAATGAGCTTCATACGGAGTGGGCAGTCCGGGCATTGAATGCAGGTAAGCATGTATTGGCAGAGAAGCCGATTGCCTTGAATGCCGAAGAAGCTGAACGGTTAGGGATGGCCAAGGAAAAACCCGGCTCCCCGAAGCTCGCCGAAGGCCTGATGATCGCGTTTCATCCGTGGCAGCAGGCACTGAAATCCATTGTCGATTCCGGACAATTCGGCCAATTGCACAGAATCAGGACACGTATTACCGTACCTGCCAAGGACAGGCATGCCGGGAATTACCGCAGTGTCAAAGCGAAGGGCGGAGGCGCTTTTGCCGATCTGGGCTGCTACTGGCTGCAGTTCCTGCAGGCCATTGTGAGTCTTCAGCCCAGAGAGATTGCGGCACAGTCATCGTTTGACGGGCCGGAGGGCTGTGACTGGACCTTTCAGGCGGTGTTAAAATATGCGGATGGACTGGAGGCCGAATGTCTCACTTCCTTTGAGCAGCCATTCCGGGCTTCGCATACCCTGTATTTTGATCATACGGTGCTGACGATCCCGGATTTCTTCCGCCCGGTCAAAGGGTTCTACAAAATCAAAATACGGCATGACCTTCCGGATAACCACAGTACCCTTTGCGAATTCGAGCCGATGAACTATTATGTCAGCCAGCTGGAGGCTTTTGCGGAAATCATGAGCGGGCAAAGGGCGGAAAAGCTGGAAGCTGTATGGGAACGGGTGCAGATGCACTCCCTAATAATGGCTGAGGCCCGGCAGCACCGGGTTTATCGTGAAGCAAAACGTCATTGACTTAAAACAGCGATTCCCACTACCTGGAGAGTCGCTGTTTTGTATTACCGGTCCTGCAATGAAGGAGGCTGTTCTGCCCAGGATCGCTCATTGTTCCGCACATAAATTCCCAGCGCCTGCTCGAAGGAAAGACCGTGATTGTAAAAAGCCAGTATCTTGGCAGCAAAGCGGATGCTCTTATCTGCACCGGGCGCCTGCAGCAGCTCTGCAGCCAGCCTCCGGAAGTCCTTCGGCTTATGTTCCGCAGCATCTACGGCATCCAGCAGAGCCTTGTGGCTTGGAAAAAGCCTCCGGTTATACGCCAGGATCATCCTCCCGCTGTAGAACACCAGATTGCTGGCGGTGTGGGCAAGCAGATAGGCGTCATTCGTTTTGGCCGCCTCTTTGGCAAAATAGAAAGCGTACAAGAAGATCTGGGCACAAAAATCCCGCAGATTGCGCTCCCGGTTCTCTTCAGGATAGACGGGAATCCGGGCTACCAGCTCACCCAGCTCCGGGATTCTGGAGAACAAAACCTCCGAACCGGTAAAAGCATACCTCGTCGGCTCATTGCCCCGCTCGGACGCAAGCTCCAGAAACCGGAGGTTGATGACTTTTATATCGGCGTATCCGCCTTCATACGTGCTGACTTCACGGTCCACATAGGATAGAGTATTGTTCCGGTTATAGGTTTCATAGGCCTCATCGGTTAACAGCAGGTGAACATCCACATCAGAGGTTTCCTTAGCTGTTCCCTGAGCTACCGAACCACTGGTAATTACAGCCAGACAGGAAGGGTCCTTTTCAAGCTTTCCCGCCAGCTTCTCCAGCGTCTGTCTGTGATGTGTATACATCTTTTTCATCCTCCTTAACGAACTCTTAGACCTTAAGCGTATCTGTTGGACAGCCCGACGGCTATGGTCAATCCGGTCAATCCGGTCATATCTGACTTTGACAGGAATCGCAGTCATTTGGCTCTACAGTATAAAGCGATACGTGAATTTTAAAAAAAGATGCCGCAGGCTGGTTTAATTTGAGTTTATAAATGAGGTGTACATTAGATTCAGCCTCAACCACTATAAACTTAATAAGGAGTGTAATGATGATGTCAAACGTACTGTTTTTGAGTGTTTCGGCTCATGGTCATGTCAATCCGACTGTTGGACTTGTGCATGAATTAATTCAGCGGGGGGAAACGGTCACCTATTTCGGGTTCGAAAAATTTAGAGCTAAAATCGAACAAACAGGAGCGGTATTCAAAACGTATAAAGAAAATCTGCTGCTCTTTCAAGACGACTTTGCAGAGACTAATGAAGATGTGCTGGAAGCAAGTGCTGAGGATTTTCTGGAAATGCTGACGGATACGCTCCGGCCCGGCAAGCGGATTATTGAGGATGTATTGGGCCAGATCAGAGGCTTGCAGTTTGATTATGTGGTCTATACAGCCGCTTTTCCATTTGGAAATGCAATCGCCCAGATTCTAAACATTCCTGCGGTTGCCTCGATGGCTATCTTAGCGACACCGGCAGAATTCATGCCTACAGGCGAAGAATCTTCAAAAGCCTCTAGTCTGGACAGTTATCAGGCAATCGTACAGGAGCTGAAGGAAAGCTTTGATGTGGAGATGCCGCCGGACATACTAGACTGCTTCTATTGCAAGGGCGATATTAGTATCATTTATACCTCCAAAACTTTTATCGCCCATCCCGAATACTACGATGACAGCTTCAAGTTCATAGGCCCGCCTATTTTTGACAGACAAGAGAAGGTGGATTTTCCGTTTGAGCAATTGGAAGGAAAAACAGTCATCTATATTTCCATGGGAACCCGTGTGAGCACCATAATGGAATTATACGACCTTTTCTTCAAAAGCTTTGCCGGTTTCGATGCCGTTGTGGTCATGACCGCTTACGATGTGGACATTTCCCAATTCTCCATTCCTGATAACTTTATTGTCCGCAACTATGTTCCGCAACTGGAGGTATTAAAATATACGGATGTAGCTATTACTCATGCAGGAATGAACAGCACCAGTGACTTGATGTACAGCAATGTGCCTTTTGTAGCGATTCCGATTACCGCGGACCAGCCTTATATGGCCAGAAGAGCTCAAGAATTAGGGGCGGCTATTGCTCTGGATTTCATGACGGTTACCCCTGGGCTGCTAAGAGCTTCCGTGGAAAAGGTTCTTGCCGATCCCGCCTACCGTGAACATATCCAGCAGATTAGCAAGTCCTTTCAAGAG
This genomic interval carries:
- a CDS encoding nucleotidyltransferase domain-containing protein, whose translation is MYTHHRQTLEKLAGKLEKDPSCLAVITSGSVAQGTAKETSDVDVHLLLTDEAYETYNRNNTLSYVDREVSTYEGGYADIKVINLRFLELASERGNEPTRYAFTGSEVLFSRIPELGELVARIPVYPEENRERNLRDFCAQIFLYAFYFAKEAAKTNDAYLLAHTASNLVFYSGRMILAYNRRLFPSHKALLDAVDAAEHKPKDFRRLAAELLQAPGADKSIRFAAKILAFYNHGLSFEQALGIYVRNNERSWAEQPPSLQDR
- a CDS encoding macrolide family glycosyltransferase; translated protein: MMMSNVLFLSVSAHGHVNPTVGLVHELIQRGETVTYFGFEKFRAKIEQTGAVFKTYKENLLLFQDDFAETNEDVLEASAEDFLEMLTDTLRPGKRIIEDVLGQIRGLQFDYVVYTAAFPFGNAIAQILNIPAVASMAILATPAEFMPTGEESSKASSLDSYQAIVQELKESFDVEMPPDILDCFYCKGDISIIYTSKTFIAHPEYYDDSFKFIGPPIFDRQEKVDFPFEQLEGKTVIYISMGTRVSTIMELYDLFFKSFAGFDAVVVMTAYDVDISQFSIPDNFIVRNYVPQLEVLKYTDVAITHAGMNSTSDLMYSNVPFVAIPITADQPYMARRAQELGAAIALDFMTVTPGLLRASVEKVLADPAYREHIQQISKSFQEAGGYPKAVDEIFKLKEERERL
- a CDS encoding glycosyltransferase family protein; amino-acid sequence: MNNTVTVLCSGFGLGFYVPGLLIERKLKALGIEAQIEVFETLMSDSKKKLTDDSRKAYQKNFAVALTSQKIPGDIRNSLDSAAVEQIFRQWRQEKRQHFIALSGHWVHVMDRYRETAGFPVYADLLYIDADLSPSWKNLRRLNPGYAEGYHEVSMYDPGKREILCSIDAGPQQALPASARNGRLVVHGGGWGIGTFREKFAALESAGYELDIAAYSSEEIGETIHGRRYYMNDPEWRTWLRDSNGQYTFPPFAEVTGNQASHFPPCRHYQEGMYGVIRQASAVISKPGGGALIDSLASGTPLVLLDPFGPHEKINSDLWVELGYGIRYGEWAGTGFDREELRKLSDNLQSAAGRYPDYAASYAEQLSAAGGRS
- a CDS encoding radical SAM/SPASM domain-containing protein, coding for MQPTSRVNLDAKSFEALKRTIRNVVIPHRERKHDPGFKTVMPEIMSLKLTNRCNLRCKHCYQWNESGYHHDMDTAEQNLDMDLEMIRKLLQETDEAKSRLYLWGGEPLFHRDTKPILELLKEHPRDTTICTNAYLIHKYEEELCAISDNLELLIPIEGFEDEHDFLRGRGSFHKVIENVDRLVELREQGRFRGRISVHNVINDNMIGRLYELVEFFEQKGVDLVLLCFPWYISAETSLEMDRYYDEHFQWLAELPPDHRSSWHAFKYHIKPGNVPKLTEDLKRINSNTWHNTRIRYQPGLDFDELEDFVAGRPMASRSTSKCLALSTRVDIAPNGMVSACKFFGELAIGNVNEQSLTEIWNSDRYDRLRRILDEGLSPACSKCNVLYLNTSAALSHV
- a CDS encoding Gfo/Idh/MocA family protein, yielding MKNGHGQTDYRLGILGASNIAVPALLEPARYVETVSIAAIANRTFEKAAKLAETYQIPYVAGSLEELLELSGLDGVYIALSNELHTEWAVRALNAGKHVLAEKPIALNAEEAERLGMAKEKPGSPKLAEGLMIAFHPWQQALKSIVDSGQFGQLHRIRTRITVPAKDRHAGNYRSVKAKGGGAFADLGCYWLQFLQAIVSLQPREIAAQSSFDGPEGCDWTFQAVLKYADGLEAECLTSFEQPFRASHTLYFDHTVLTIPDFFRPVKGFYKIKIRHDLPDNHSTLCEFEPMNYYVSQLEAFAEIMSGQRAEKLEAVWERVQMHSLIMAEARQHRVYREAKRH